In the Pelmatolapia mariae isolate MD_Pm_ZW linkage group LG10_11, Pm_UMD_F_2, whole genome shotgun sequence genome, GAagggaaacaaagaaatatgATTTCTAAAAAGACCTTTAATGTCTTAATCTCACTGTCTTAGAACATTTATCCAGCACAAATCAATGTGATTCATCGGATAATCTCTGACTACAGCCTGTAaaatctgtttaaagcaaaccCTTATTAACTCACCCAGCTTGCCATACTGCTCAATCAAGTCCATCTTGGAGAGAACATTGACATGGGGAAGCTCGACATGCAGCATCGTAGACAGCGAGGTGCACAGCACTGAAATGAACTTGGCTGGATCAGCACAGTAATGCGAGTCCACGAGGTGCACCGCTGTGAGCTAAAAGAGAGGACATCAGCCCTAAGATTCATCTTATGATGTTAATATGAATTCACCTTGTTGTGTTAAAGCTGTGTCTACATGATGGCTGTGTGGGTAAGGTAGGAGCTGTGAAGGCTCAGCAGACATATGATAATTATCTAATGATGAAGCTCACCCTGAAATTCCACTTGGCCAGCTGTGAGAAGATGTTCTTCACTGAGTTCTGGTGGGTGTATAGCTCCACCTGTCCAGGACAGTCAAACAAGAAGTAGCAGTCACTGTACTGTTTCAGCTTCTCCTCCAACCAGTCCAGATTTGCTTCCACGTATTCCATGCAGTAGAGAAGTCCACCATTGGGCCCCAGCTTTAAACCTTCCATGACATCGTCCAAAGTCACCAGCTCCGAGATATCTACCGCACAGGAATAAGGTATCCCTTCATTGGCTGGATCCATGTTCACAACCACCACCTTGCGTCCCAGGTGAGTCAGAAACTCTTGCATCCCTTGGCAGTAGGTGGTTTTCCCAGAACCCGGGGGCCCAATAACCACCTGACCGAAACGCAGGGAGGGCTTCACTTGTGTCTGCTTGGACATGGCTTCAGACTCGCATTAGATGGTGCTAGGATGTCCTGTGCAGGGTACCAACTGGGGTGTTGGCTGGCAGGGTCACAGGATTTGGTATCAAGAGTTCAGTTTTTCTTCCACCAACTACATTAAAAACTCATTAAACACTAAATAAACCTGGACCTGCCATCCACTCCGGTCAGACAAGACTTGTACAAAGTAgctatttaaatgtttatgtacGATAAATCGTAAGTCTACTCAAAACATATGTGCAGGTCCTTAATATAATGTTGACTTTTACTGTAAATTACAGCAATACTGACTGATATTTACCGTTTACTGATGTTATATTTACATGCGTATGGAAGTCGCTAACACATGCTAACGCTACTCGGAAGTATATCCAAGTTACGTAACTGGcgtgtcaaaataaaagccggTTGTTAACATGGCGCGACGTGCAGGACTAATTTCAGACTACATTTCTTTCTAAATCATCTCATCCTTGCTCACACACCACATTATTCCGTCATTAATAGCTTGGTACAATTCATACACATGTGTATAGTTAATATAGGAAAACTAGATTTTGTGTGAGATTAAAAATTAGAGACACTAATCacatgaaaaaaggattttaacgtatatatatatatatatatatatatatatatatatatatatatatagatagatagatataggtgtgtgtgtgtgtgtgtgtgtgtttaaaaaaagagttccATGATGTTAAAatggttttaattaaattttattaaagTCATCTTTGTGATCTTTGTGGGCCAATGCTGCCACCTGGTTGCCAGCCTCTGTACTTCATACTTGTGTTCGGCTGCCGTCTCAGCAAGGTATCGCCTCTGTCTATGTCTTTGGGTTTATCATACACTGTAGTTATATGATAATCTGTTCTGGCCTTTTTTATAGGATGTAAGACCAATTTCTCTCCATGATacctgcaaaaaataaaaggaaaaaaacaacacagcatCAGCATCACCTACCTCACATACCAAAGCTTAAAATTACATTAGTATATATTAGCTGTTAAGCTGCAACCACACTGGAAGCAAAGTGAGTGACATCCTGCAATTTCAAGTGACTAAGGGCGGAATAGTGTTGGGAAGTGGGTTGGATGTAAAATTAACTTCTTTTAACTTCCTCCATAGGATCGAAACAACTACCAATGAGAGTGAAGAATAGCAGTATTGATTGACACTTGAGCCTGGAACAAGCGACCTGCCGTCAGCTGGAGAGCAAAGTCGATCAAAGTCTTCCGTTGATTGTGCTCATGCTCACCCAAAGCCTCTTTTACAGTTGGGATGTTGCCCCTCATTTTCAAGTGCTTCAGAAATTCCAATCTGGCTGTTTCCCAGGCCTTCACCTTCCCTCCAgccctgtttctccatcacacGACGCCCAAAGCCCTAATCAGAGAAAAAATATATGTGCATTTATCTGATGTGTAACAAGAGAAAAGATTAGATTAAGTTATATGTGATGGCAACCTCCTCACCTTAGTGAACCTCTCAAAGCGGCCAATAGACTGATTGTGCCCCGATCCATCTTCATGACCCTCCCTCAGCCTCTTTTCATACCGCATTGTGACGTAATCTCGAGCATCCATGTCACCTCCATCTGTAAAAGGACTTGGTTATAGGAAATCTGACTCTGCATTAATAGAGCACAGTTTAGTTAATTAGGGTAAAAAAAGTTACCTTTATCATAGTAAACACTCATGTCAACATCCCAGTCATCGGCTGTTTGTTCATCAAAGTctgaaaaatgagagaaacacACATGAATGTAATCACACAGTCGCTGTTGTTTTGTTAGCTATTTGTTCATGATGTAAATCTCTGGTTACACCACATCCCTCTATtgaattgagatctggtgactgtgccATTTGAGAACAGTggactcattgtcatgttcaagaaaccagtttatgATGATCTCAGTGTTTTCACGTGgcatgttatcctgctggaaatgGGTACACTGTTGTCATAAAGATGGATGTTCATGGCGAGTAG is a window encoding:
- the gpn2 gene encoding GPN-loop GTPase 2, with protein sequence MSKQTQVKPSLRFGQVVIGPPGSGKTTYCQGMQEFLTHLGRKVVVVNMDPANEGIPYSCAVDISELVTLDDVMEGLKLGPNGGLLYCMEYVEANLDWLEEKLKQYSDCYFLFDCPGQVELYTHQNSVKNIFSQLAKWNFRLTAVHLVDSHYCADPAKFISVLCTSLSTMLHVELPHVNVLSKMDLIEQYGKLAFNLDFYTEVMDLTYLLDHLAADPFFKKFRHLNEKLAEVVQDYSLVSFVPLNVQDKESMIQVLRAVDKANGYCFGDLEERNLQAMMSAAVGADFQFNSTLGVQERYVETSGKTVEEEMMEL